The Labrys wisconsinensis genome has a window encoding:
- a CDS encoding methyl-accepting chemotaxis protein: MTFADLKLKAKLPLALVGVTLLVGLAVGAAGYLVASASLARESDERLRATAAATARLLSTYLDGLRSDLNVLSGNPTVTVALADLGNAFYLESAFPTKWAQKLYLEKNPNAAGEREKLDDAGDGSVYSSMHKAFHGWVRDLIAQRGFDDVFLIDRDGVIVYSFRKRSDFATSLKSGPLKDSGLARIARQALEAGGSSVVFADFAPYAPLGAPAAFAARAILKDGQPAGVLAVAIPSARIDALVGVREGLGATGESVLVGADGLLRSKSSLMPESGILKTRIDEPLIAAGFAQAGASGTLERYRGTAMHAATAPVDVLGTRMLVVTAQATGETLAAVAALRDSTIAIVGGLMVLAALLGLAFARSVTRPISRIVTEMQALSTGRLDIALSGAARRDEIGDMSRAVAVFRDAMAARQELEGKERQAEAGRAARQSTVDGLIRRFDGAVSDVLATVSGTVERMAETAEGLSDVASRADSQASAAAEVSGETTQNVQTVAAAAQQLAGSVQEIGRQVAGANAVVARAAGMTKSANGEIQSLSDQARKVGEVVALIQAIAEQTNLLALNATIEAARAGESGRGFAVVAGEVKGLAGQTARATDEIRGQIGAMQHSTAAAVEAIRAIVVTMDEVRGFTASIAAAMEEQGAATLDISRAVQHAAAGTGEMARGVGVVTAAIGETSQAAAMVLDASRDLSGQAATLRTEVSSFLREVAAA; encoded by the coding sequence ATGACGTTTGCCGACCTCAAGCTGAAGGCGAAGCTGCCGCTTGCCCTCGTGGGGGTGACGCTGCTGGTCGGGCTGGCCGTGGGCGCCGCCGGCTATCTCGTCGCCTCCGCCTCGCTGGCGCGCGAGAGCGACGAGCGGCTGCGGGCGACCGCCGCGGCCACGGCGCGCCTGCTCTCGACCTATCTCGACGGCCTCAGGAGCGACCTCAACGTGCTGTCGGGCAACCCGACCGTGACGGTCGCGCTGGCCGATCTCGGCAACGCCTTCTATCTGGAATCGGCCTTCCCGACGAAATGGGCGCAGAAGCTCTATCTGGAGAAGAACCCCAACGCGGCCGGCGAGCGCGAGAAGCTGGACGATGCCGGTGACGGCTCGGTCTATTCCAGCATGCACAAGGCCTTCCATGGCTGGGTGCGCGACCTGATCGCCCAGCGCGGCTTCGACGATGTCTTCCTGATCGACCGGGACGGGGTGATCGTCTACTCCTTCCGCAAGCGCTCCGACTTTGCCACCAGCCTGAAGAGCGGCCCGCTGAAGGACAGCGGCCTGGCCCGCATCGCCCGCCAGGCGCTGGAGGCCGGCGGCAGCTCGGTCGTCTTCGCCGATTTCGCGCCCTATGCGCCGCTCGGCGCGCCGGCGGCCTTCGCGGCGCGCGCCATCCTCAAGGACGGCCAGCCGGCGGGCGTCCTCGCCGTCGCCATCCCCTCGGCCCGCATCGACGCCCTGGTCGGCGTCCGGGAGGGGCTGGGCGCGACCGGCGAATCCGTGCTCGTCGGCGCCGACGGCCTGCTGCGCTCGAAGTCCAGCCTCATGCCGGAGAGCGGCATCCTGAAGACCCGGATCGACGAGCCGCTGATCGCCGCGGGCTTTGCGCAGGCGGGGGCGAGCGGCACGCTCGAGCGCTACCGCGGCACGGCGATGCACGCGGCCACCGCGCCGGTCGACGTGCTCGGCACCCGGATGCTGGTGGTCACGGCCCAGGCCACCGGCGAGACGCTGGCGGCCGTGGCCGCGCTGCGCGACAGCACCATCGCCATCGTCGGCGGCCTCATGGTGCTCGCCGCCCTCCTCGGCCTCGCCTTCGCCCGCTCGGTGACGCGGCCGATCTCGCGCATCGTCACCGAGATGCAGGCGCTTTCGACCGGCAGGCTCGACATCGCCCTGTCGGGCGCCGCGCGGCGCGACGAGATCGGCGACATGAGCCGGGCGGTGGCCGTGTTCCGCGACGCCATGGCGGCGCGGCAGGAGCTGGAAGGCAAGGAGCGGCAGGCCGAAGCCGGCCGGGCGGCGCGCCAGTCCACGGTGGACGGGCTGATCCGCCGCTTCGACGGCGCCGTCAGCGACGTGCTCGCGACCGTCAGCGGCACTGTCGAGCGCATGGCCGAGACCGCCGAGGGACTGTCCGACGTCGCCAGCCGGGCCGACAGCCAGGCGAGCGCCGCGGCCGAGGTCTCCGGCGAGACCACGCAGAATGTCCAGACGGTGGCCGCCGCGGCCCAGCAGCTCGCCGGATCGGTGCAGGAGATCGGCCGGCAGGTCGCCGGCGCCAATGCGGTCGTCGCCCGTGCCGCCGGCATGACCAAGTCCGCCAATGGGGAGATCCAGTCCCTGTCGGACCAGGCGCGCAAGGTGGGCGAGGTGGTGGCGCTGATCCAGGCGATCGCCGAGCAGACCAACCTGCTGGCGCTCAACGCCACGATCGAGGCGGCGCGGGCGGGCGAATCCGGCCGGGGATTCGCCGTGGTCGCCGGCGAGGTCAAGGGCCTTGCCGGCCAGACCGCCCGGGCGACCGACGAGATCCGCGGGCAGATCGGAGCGATGCAGCACTCGACCGCCGCGGCGGTCGAGGCGATCCGCGCCATCGTCGTCACCATGGACGAGGTGCGCGGCTTCACCGCCTCGATCGCGGCGGCGATGGAAGAGCAGGGCGCTGCCACGCTCGACATCTCGCGCGCCGTGCAGCATGCGGCAGCGGGCACCGGCGAGATGGCGCGGGGCGTCGGCGTGGTGACCGCGGCGATCGGCGAGACCAGCCAGGCGGCGGCGATGGTGCTCGACGCCTCGCGCGACCTGTCCGGGCAGGCCGCGACCCTGCGCACCGAGGTCTCCAGCTTCCTGCGCGAGGTCGCCGCCGCCTGA